One part of the Tunicatimonas pelagia genome encodes these proteins:
- a CDS encoding aldo/keto reductase, whose translation MNYRKFGRLGWQVSDIGYGMWGMAGWTGSDDDQSKNSLDLAVELGCNFFDTAWGYGEGKSEELLGALVKRHPSQKLYTATKVPPNNFTWPSESHFKLADVFPYDHIIEYAEKSLKNLAMETVDLLQFHVWEDTWAEQDEWKRAVEQLKQDGKIQGIGLSLNRWEPNNGLQTIRTGLIDAVQVIYNVFDQAPEDQLFPLCDEMDVGVIARVPFDEGTLTGTFTHDTIFPEDDWRSTYFVPENLHSSVDHADAVKAVLPEDLSMPEAALKFILANPTVSTIIPGMRKARHVRANVGCSDSEPLSEELLQELQKHRWDREPTEWSQ comes from the coding sequence ATGAACTATCGAAAATTTGGCCGCTTGGGCTGGCAAGTAAGTGATATTGGGTACGGAATGTGGGGCATGGCCGGGTGGACCGGTTCAGACGATGACCAAAGCAAAAACTCCTTAGACTTGGCTGTAGAGCTAGGTTGCAACTTTTTTGATACGGCTTGGGGCTACGGAGAAGGAAAAAGCGAAGAGCTGCTAGGTGCGCTGGTAAAGCGGCATCCAAGCCAAAAATTGTACACGGCTACCAAAGTACCTCCCAATAACTTTACTTGGCCCTCAGAAAGCCACTTTAAACTAGCGGATGTCTTTCCTTACGATCATATTATTGAGTACGCTGAAAAAAGCTTGAAAAATCTGGCGATGGAAACGGTAGACTTGCTACAGTTCCATGTGTGGGAAGATACTTGGGCCGAGCAAGACGAATGGAAGCGGGCGGTAGAGCAACTAAAGCAAGATGGCAAGATTCAGGGTATCGGGTTAAGCCTAAATCGGTGGGAGCCAAATAACGGCTTACAAACTATTCGTACTGGCTTAATTGATGCTGTGCAGGTGATCTACAATGTCTTTGATCAGGCTCCCGAAGATCAGCTTTTTCCGCTCTGCGACGAAATGGATGTTGGAGTAATTGCTCGGGTACCCTTTGATGAAGGAACGCTAACCGGAACATTTACTCACGACACCATTTTTCCTGAAGACGACTGGCGATCAACATACTTTGTACCGGAGAATCTTCATTCCAGTGTTGACCACGCTGATGCAGTTAAAGCGGTTCTTCCCGAAGATCTTAGTATGCCGGAAGCTGCCCTGAAATTTATTCTCGCAAACCCTACGGTAAGCACCATTATTCCCGGAATGCGAAAAGCTCGCCACGTGCGGGCAAACGTTGGTTGTAGCGATAGCGAACCATTATCGGAAGAATTGCTACAAGAGCTCCAGAAGCACCGCTGGGATCGTGAGCCTACCGAATGGTCGCAATAA
- a CDS encoding response regulator, with translation MSEQENKHRSVMLIDDNEIDNLINQKMIEAANICDHIYTHSGAKSAIEFLKNIEKLGDTGVQVLPEIIFLDIDMPLMDGFQFLDEFEKLSDDTKEFCKIVMLTSSINPQDVNKSHKYASVKQYINKPLTQRNLEKLAI, from the coding sequence ATGTCAGAACAAGAGAACAAACATCGTTCGGTCATGCTGATTGATGACAATGAGATTGATAATTTAATCAATCAGAAGATGATAGAGGCCGCTAACATCTGTGATCATATATATACTCACTCGGGGGCTAAAAGTGCTATAGAATTCTTAAAAAATATTGAAAAGCTGGGCGATACCGGGGTGCAGGTACTTCCGGAAATTATATTTCTGGATATTGACATGCCACTGATGGACGGTTTTCAGTTTCTGGATGAGTTTGAAAAGCTTTCTGACGATACTAAAGAGTTCTGCAAAATTGTGATGCTTACTTCATCCATTAATCCGCAGGACGTAAACAAATCACATAAATACGCGAGCGTGAAGCAGTATATTAACAAACCGCTTACTCAGCGAAATCTGGAGAAGTTAGCTATTTAA
- a CDS encoding sigma 54-interacting transcriptional regulator: MNSEAYKLQLEINKAIASVRERKSLVRLIADRLQPIFSFHDIGLFVLSEDGKTFCDWAAKAPSISPSEGNTFFYQREQQDYRYEGSGFQKIASQITEKKRPIVASYRECFLKEYLVKTLGKEVHSHLLAEGYDRFLAFDLKSESGLKGLLFLNYLEDQSIPEKKLPLLEALVDQLIIAITNIQATEQLQEEKSFKETLLEISESLATVNDRKSLYPIVVDKLRKHIPFDDAVVIIYAEDYQTYHGVLTVSPPHRQNHPKYDEVVNRPNPITRQFKEILESDDVAVFHLTDWQEKYPDHPGIQIHQDEGLAHTIKVTLRDAGKVIGAMLFHFTDNQFKEPINYRLYENIAYQMSVTINNILANERLIKEKQLTEKLLGISEDIAKITDRAALFQTIFDRLKPLFHFDDAVIHLKNEDGLSFFMIHSDQTSITPENPHYQHFLQKNIPIEDSPFSEIFDYDTPRVSPLAYYEKRYPEFPGVKLMREMQYVAHLVIPLISGNQKIGVLEFHSKNADAFQNIQEELLKGIADQMSVAVSNVLANEQLLEEKQKTEDLLSITKAIANITTGPELVRAIFDKLQKVFPFHEAGLFHLDFENNKERDLIVDYSYESTIANSAIQTAGITGWLPMTELSKKVSQETLVLPINEFYEQYDHPHFEFTKRVPFTNIIVGPLKQGERVIGLLYFWSKGEGFEKKVSLFKSITDQISVALNNIIANEDLIAEKNKTEDLLSITEAIANITTGSELVRAIFDKLQKVFPFDEAGLFHLDFENERERDLTIDYNYDISGVNTAHREEGLIGWIPLNELSRQLAKKAPSIMKPEEIYNQFDHPQNVTSHQVDFQQVILGPLKQGDQTIGLLFFWSKTKNAFDDKLSLFKSICDQFSVALSNILANENIAEREQFKSLQAGILSAFETSFKPKENFAAVTRLFQETIPFDMLAFSIYDAQSKTVEGHGYRKTGKSEYQYIDEKSFLNILDLDQGTFIKSWKKLDYNKTQFFNAEAFLKSLEKDAIKKILHKKIGFQSSLISPVELNQEKTLLITFFSLKTDSYRYFHRDLVDKIAPSIRLAMDRILAFRDIQMLSERLKLEKDYLEEELKTNYNLHQIVGSSDAIRQVFAKIDIVKNTDTTVLITGETGTGKELVARALHDASNRKDKTLVKVNCATLPRELVESELFGHEKGAFTGALKQRIGKFELAHGGTIFLDEIGELPLELQAKLLRVIQEKEFERLGGNKLIKTDARIIAATNRDLEHEVAEGRFRSDLYFRLSVFPIHLPPLRNRKEDIEELAYYFLEKFCRKTDKKIKKLSASDLERMTVYEWPGNIRELEHIMERSVLMSTDLKLHLAMERPTQQRKKSEATFEFKTMQQVEADLIYETLKRTSGKVRGRNGAAEILGLPASTLQYRMKRAGITKAMVIGKNDH, encoded by the coding sequence ATGAATAGCGAAGCATACAAACTACAACTGGAAATAAATAAGGCCATTGCTTCTGTCCGGGAGCGCAAATCACTCGTTAGATTAATCGCGGATCGATTGCAACCCATCTTCTCATTTCACGATATTGGGCTGTTTGTTCTGTCGGAAGATGGTAAAACCTTTTGTGACTGGGCAGCTAAAGCCCCATCGATCAGTCCTTCTGAGGGAAACACTTTTTTCTATCAGCGGGAACAGCAAGATTACAGATATGAGGGATCTGGATTTCAGAAAATTGCGAGCCAGATTACTGAAAAAAAGCGTCCGATCGTTGCTTCTTACCGAGAATGCTTTCTTAAAGAATACCTGGTAAAAACGTTAGGCAAAGAGGTGCATAGCCATTTATTGGCTGAAGGGTACGACCGGTTTTTAGCATTTGACCTGAAAAGCGAAAGTGGACTTAAAGGCTTATTATTTCTCAATTACCTTGAAGACCAGTCTATCCCAGAAAAAAAGCTGCCCTTGCTCGAAGCCTTGGTCGACCAGCTTATCATTGCCATCACTAATATTCAGGCGACCGAACAGCTACAGGAAGAAAAATCGTTTAAAGAAACCTTGCTGGAAATAAGCGAAAGCCTTGCGACGGTCAACGACCGGAAAAGCCTTTATCCCATCGTAGTGGATAAGTTGCGGAAGCATATCCCCTTTGACGATGCGGTCGTCATTATTTACGCCGAGGACTATCAGACGTACCACGGCGTACTAACCGTTTCCCCGCCCCATCGCCAGAATCACCCCAAATATGACGAGGTGGTCAATCGTCCCAACCCCATTACCCGTCAATTTAAAGAAATTTTGGAGTCTGATGATGTGGCCGTTTTCCATTTGACAGATTGGCAAGAAAAATACCCTGACCACCCGGGTATCCAGATACATCAGGATGAAGGACTTGCCCACACGATAAAAGTTACGCTCAGGGATGCCGGCAAAGTAATCGGGGCGATGCTGTTCCATTTTACTGATAACCAGTTTAAAGAACCCATTAATTACCGCCTTTATGAAAACATCGCCTACCAGATGTCGGTCACCATCAATAACATCCTCGCCAATGAGCGGCTCATAAAAGAAAAACAACTGACCGAAAAACTGCTCGGTATCAGTGAGGATATAGCCAAGATTACCGACCGGGCAGCTTTGTTCCAGACCATTTTTGATAGGCTAAAGCCATTATTTCACTTCGATGATGCCGTGATTCATCTTAAAAATGAGGACGGACTTTCTTTTTTTATGATTCATTCTGACCAGACGTCCATTACACCTGAAAATCCCCATTATCAACATTTCCTTCAAAAAAACATTCCTATTGAAGACTCGCCTTTTAGTGAAATATTCGATTATGACACCCCAAGGGTCAGTCCGCTAGCATATTACGAGAAGCGATACCCTGAATTTCCTGGAGTAAAGCTGATGAGAGAAATGCAATATGTTGCCCATTTAGTAATACCTCTTATTTCGGGAAATCAGAAAATCGGTGTTCTTGAATTCCATTCAAAAAACGCAGATGCTTTCCAGAATATTCAGGAAGAACTGCTAAAAGGAATCGCGGACCAAATGTCGGTGGCGGTAAGCAATGTCTTGGCTAATGAGCAACTGCTGGAAGAAAAGCAAAAAACCGAAGACCTTTTATCCATCACCAAAGCAATAGCCAATATCACCACTGGCCCCGAGCTGGTTAGGGCTATTTTTGATAAACTACAAAAGGTGTTTCCTTTTCACGAAGCAGGACTATTTCACCTGGATTTTGAAAACAACAAAGAAAGGGACCTTATTGTAGACTACAGTTATGAGTCGACAATTGCGAATAGCGCCATTCAAACGGCGGGTATCACCGGTTGGCTGCCCATGACCGAGTTGTCTAAAAAAGTAAGTCAGGAAACACTGGTTCTTCCCATCAACGAATTTTACGAACAGTACGACCACCCACATTTTGAGTTTACTAAAAGAGTTCCATTTACCAATATTATTGTTGGGCCTTTAAAACAAGGCGAGCGTGTCATAGGCCTGCTCTATTTCTGGTCTAAGGGTGAGGGTTTTGAAAAAAAAGTTTCACTCTTCAAGTCCATCACCGACCAGATAAGCGTTGCCTTGAACAACATCATCGCAAATGAGGACCTTATCGCTGAAAAGAATAAAACCGAAGACCTTTTGTCAATTACCGAAGCGATTGCTAACATAACCACCGGCTCGGAATTGGTACGCGCCATTTTTGACAAACTGCAAAAAGTGTTTCCCTTTGATGAAGCGGGATTATTCCATTTGGACTTTGAAAATGAACGAGAACGCGACCTGACCATCGACTATAATTATGATATTAGCGGAGTGAACACTGCCCACCGAGAGGAGGGGCTTATTGGTTGGATACCATTAAATGAGCTAAGTCGGCAACTAGCTAAAAAAGCCCCGTCAATTATGAAGCCAGAGGAAATTTACAACCAATTTGACCATCCTCAAAACGTAACATCCCATCAGGTGGATTTTCAGCAAGTTATCCTAGGCCCACTGAAACAGGGTGATCAAACCATAGGCCTTCTCTTTTTTTGGAGCAAAACAAAGAATGCCTTTGACGACAAACTATCCCTCTTTAAATCCATCTGCGACCAGTTTTCCGTAGCACTTAGTAATATATTGGCCAATGAGAACATTGCAGAGCGTGAACAATTTAAATCATTACAAGCGGGAATCCTGAGCGCTTTTGAGACTTCCTTTAAGCCCAAGGAGAATTTTGCGGCTGTTACCCGGCTCTTTCAGGAGACTATTCCCTTTGATATGCTGGCCTTTTCCATTTATGATGCTCAGAGCAAAACGGTAGAGGGGCACGGATACCGAAAGACAGGAAAATCTGAATACCAATACATCGATGAGAAAAGTTTTCTAAATATCCTCGATCTCGATCAGGGTACATTCATTAAAAGCTGGAAAAAACTGGATTACAACAAAACTCAGTTTTTCAATGCCGAAGCATTCCTAAAAAGCCTTGAAAAAGACGCGATTAAGAAGATACTACATAAGAAGATTGGGTTTCAATCCAGTCTGATCAGTCCGGTTGAGCTAAACCAGGAAAAAACCTTGTTGATCACTTTCTTTAGCCTCAAAACGGACAGCTACCGTTATTTTCACAGAGACCTAGTGGACAAAATCGCCCCATCCATACGGCTCGCGATGGACCGTATTTTAGCGTTTCGCGACATTCAAATGCTGAGCGAGCGGCTGAAGTTGGAAAAGGATTACCTGGAAGAAGAACTAAAGACTAACTATAATTTACATCAGATTGTGGGGTCTAGTGACGCAATCCGGCAGGTTTTTGCCAAAATTGATATTGTTAAAAATACCGATACCACCGTACTCATCACCGGGGAAACCGGCACCGGCAAAGAGTTGGTGGCCAGGGCATTGCATGACGCCTCTAACCGAAAGGATAAGACCCTGGTGAAGGTTAACTGTGCTACACTACCCAGAGAATTGGTGGAATCTGAGCTTTTCGGACACGAGAAAGGGGCATTTACGGGGGCACTCAAGCAGCGCATCGGAAAGTTTGAGCTGGCCCATGGTGGCACTATCTTCCTGGATGAGATTGGGGAGCTGCCCCTGGAGTTACAGGCTAAACTACTTAGGGTAATCCAGGAAAAGGAATTCGAACGTCTGGGAGGCAATAAGCTAATAAAAACGGATGCCCGGATCATCGCAGCGACCAACCGCGACCTGGAACACGAGGTAGCCGAAGGCCGTTTCCGTTCAGATCTGTATTTCCGGCTCAGTGTATTTCCCATCCATTTACCCCCATTGAGGAACCGAAAAGAAGACATTGAGGAACTGGCCTACTATTTTCTAGAGAAGTTTTGCCGTAAAACAGACAAGAAAATCAAAAAACTCAGTGCCAGCGACCTGGAAAGAATGACAGTCTACGAATGGCCCGGCAATATCCGGGAACTGGAGCATATAATGGAGCGCTCGGTGTTGATGAGTACGGATCTGAAATTACACCTGGCTATGGAGCGGCCTACTCAACAAAGAAAGAAAAGTGAGGCCACTTTTGAATTTAAAACTATGCAACAGGTCGAAGCAGACCTGATTTACGAAACCCTCAAACGAACCAGCGGAAAAGTACGCGGCAGAAACGGGGCAGCAGAAATTTTGGGTCTACCTGCTTCCACTCTGCAATACCGCATGAAGCGAGCGGGCATTACCAAAGCAATGGTGATCGGGAAGAATGATCATTAG
- a CDS encoding TIM barrel protein yields the protein MNLNLQRIAEENESALSAHQARWDSFCSLQPHPDAFWEKCIQQLSAMQIAIPSWALGTGGTRFGRFPGGGEPRNLEEKLADVGVLHALNGHCGATSLHIPWDIPDNADHIRQTAQELGITFDAVNSNTFQDQTDQEYSYKFGSLCHADAAVRRQAVEHNQQVIDYGKALGSEAITVWLSDGANFPGQHNFRRAFERTLASLQEIYGYLPNDWRMLVEYKPYEPNFYSTVIQDWGSSLLLASKLGSKAFSLVDLGHHLPNTNIEQIVSRLMMEGKLGGFHFNDSKYGDDDLTVGSIKPYQLFLIFLELLEGIESQSFAWMIDASHNVKDPLEDLLQSVEAILIAYAQALLVDREALHQAQADNDVVMCQEIIQGAFRTDVRPLLAEVRHRAGAALQPLSLYRKLQIRQALVDERGAKTLATGL from the coding sequence ATGAACCTTAACCTTCAACGTATTGCCGAAGAAAATGAATCGGCACTTTCAGCTCATCAGGCTCGCTGGGACAGCTTTTGTTCATTACAACCGCACCCTGATGCTTTCTGGGAAAAATGTATTCAACAGCTCTCGGCCATGCAGATTGCCATTCCTAGCTGGGCTTTGGGTACCGGTGGCACTCGCTTCGGGCGATTTCCGGGTGGGGGAGAACCTCGTAATTTGGAAGAGAAATTGGCAGATGTGGGAGTGTTGCACGCGCTTAACGGTCACTGCGGGGCAACCTCGCTGCATATCCCCTGGGATATTCCGGATAATGCCGACCATATTCGTCAAACAGCTCAAGAATTGGGAATTACTTTTGACGCCGTCAACTCCAATACGTTTCAGGATCAAACTGATCAGGAGTATTCGTATAAATTTGGCTCGCTTTGCCATGCCGATGCCGCGGTGCGCCGACAGGCAGTAGAACACAACCAGCAAGTAATCGACTACGGAAAAGCTTTGGGGTCAGAGGCAATTACGGTGTGGCTTTCTGACGGGGCAAACTTTCCCGGACAGCACAACTTTCGGCGAGCCTTTGAGCGTACGTTAGCGAGTTTACAAGAAATCTATGGGTACTTACCCAATGACTGGCGGATGCTGGTGGAATACAAACCTTACGAGCCGAACTTCTACAGTACAGTCATTCAAGACTGGGGTAGCTCATTACTACTAGCCAGTAAGCTAGGATCAAAAGCTTTCAGCTTAGTCGATTTGGGGCACCATCTGCCTAACACTAATATCGAGCAGATTGTCAGTCGTCTGATGATGGAAGGCAAGCTCGGCGGGTTTCATTTCAATGATTCTAAGTACGGTGATGATGATCTTACGGTGGGCAGCATTAAACCGTATCAGCTATTCTTGATTTTTCTGGAACTGCTGGAAGGAATAGAAAGCCAATCGTTTGCCTGGATGATTGATGCCAGCCACAACGTAAAAGATCCTTTAGAGGACTTATTGCAATCGGTGGAGGCAATATTGATTGCTTACGCTCAAGCACTACTTGTAGATCGTGAGGCTCTCCACCAAGCCCAAGCAGACAATGATGTGGTCATGTGTCAGGAAATTATTCAGGGAGCTTTTCGCACGGATGTACGCCCGCTGTTGGCTGAAGTACGTCACCGAGCCGGGGCAGCGTTGCAACCTCTCTCCCTGTATCGGAAACTGCAAATACGACAAGCGTTAGTTGATGAGCGAGGAGCCAAAACCCTCGCTACTGGTTTATAA
- a CDS encoding tyrosine-type recombinase/integrase: MADLSEVEKRLTYHLARHTFATTVTLANGIPIESVSKMLGHTNLRTTQIYAKVVEQKLSEDMSLLQKKLSESGNKKVLGR; this comes from the coding sequence GTGGCTGATCTCAGCGAAGTAGAGAAACGGCTAACGTATCACCTCGCTCGGCATACCTTCGCTACCACCGTCACGCTGGCCAACGGGATACCCATTGAGTCCGTCAGCAAAATGCTCGGCCATACCAATCTACGGACGACACAGATTTATGCGAAGGTGGTTGAGCAAAAGCTCAGTGAGGATATGAGTTTATTACAGAAAAAGCTAAGTGAGTCAGGAAACAAGAAGGTACTCGGTCGGTAG
- a CDS encoding Do family serine endopeptidase — translation MSQKKFAFGIILAAILGGLVSVGITNYLGVQPTSPYASFDDKQQGVQYPNVNFLADSNFSVPDGINFVYAADRVKPGVVFIRSTYSGSRQSRNSLLEDFYDYFGDRRPGEPGGERPSRSSGSGVLISDDGYIVTNNHVIEEADKIEVTLDDNRFYEAEVIGIDPTTDLALLKIEDRSILFPFVSFGDSDDVRVGEWVLAIGNPFGTLTSTVTAGIVSAKARNINILHDRNGRQIESFIQTDAAVNQGNSGGALVNLKGELVGINTAIATPTGSYAGYSFAVPVSLVQKVMNDLLEYGSVQRALLGVRIRDVNAQLAEEEGLKTVTGVFVDGVTQESAAAEAGMEAGDVIIEIDDRSVNNVSELQELVARNRPGDEVEVTFWRDGSQETVYATLKNTMGNTEMVQKVQPVEFEGGTFGDIPSEILDRFELEGGAQLIELSEGKWKKAGLEEGFIITSIDKTPIQNAKELEEVMQNKAGGILIEGLSTEGERSFHGFGW, via the coding sequence ATGAGCCAGAAAAAATTTGCCTTCGGAATTATACTAGCCGCCATCTTGGGTGGCCTAGTATCAGTTGGAATAACGAACTACCTAGGAGTGCAGCCAACATCGCCCTACGCTAGTTTTGATGATAAACAGCAAGGAGTACAGTATCCTAATGTAAACTTTTTGGCCGACTCTAATTTCTCAGTACCCGATGGAATTAACTTCGTTTATGCGGCAGATCGGGTAAAGCCGGGGGTAGTGTTCATTCGCTCTACTTACAGTGGCTCCCGCCAATCGCGAAACAGTTTGCTGGAAGATTTTTACGACTATTTTGGCGACCGTCGCCCCGGTGAGCCGGGGGGCGAGCGACCTTCTCGCTCGTCTGGTTCGGGGGTTTTAATATCTGACGATGGATACATTGTTACTAATAATCACGTAATCGAGGAAGCTGATAAGATTGAGGTAACGCTAGATGATAATCGCTTTTACGAGGCCGAAGTGATAGGGATCGATCCTACTACTGATCTAGCATTACTGAAAATTGAAGATAGAAGTATTTTGTTTCCTTTCGTTTCTTTTGGCGATTCGGATGATGTAAGAGTCGGCGAATGGGTGCTCGCTATCGGTAATCCGTTCGGCACGTTGACCTCTACGGTAACGGCGGGTATTGTGAGTGCCAAGGCTCGAAATATCAATATTTTACACGATCGAAACGGTCGGCAAATTGAGTCATTTATTCAGACCGATGCGGCGGTGAATCAGGGAAACAGTGGTGGGGCTTTAGTAAATCTGAAGGGCGAATTAGTAGGAATTAATACGGCTATCGCCACTCCTACTGGCTCGTACGCGGGTTACTCCTTTGCTGTACCGGTATCGTTAGTGCAAAAAGTAATGAACGATCTGCTAGAGTATGGTTCGGTACAAAGAGCACTACTAGGGGTGCGAATTCGAGATGTAAATGCCCAATTAGCCGAAGAGGAAGGATTGAAAACCGTTACCGGAGTGTTTGTAGACGGAGTAACGCAGGAGAGCGCGGCTGCGGAGGCAGGGATGGAAGCAGGAGATGTTATTATTGAAATTGATGACCGATCGGTCAATAATGTTTCGGAGCTTCAGGAGCTGGTAGCCCGCAACCGACCGGGCGACGAAGTTGAAGTTACTTTTTGGCGAGATGGTTCACAAGAAACGGTTTACGCTACCCTGAAGAATACAATGGGTAATACCGAGATGGTGCAAAAAGTGCAGCCCGTTGAGTTTGAAGGAGGGACATTTGGTGACATTCCATCCGAGATACTGGATCGCTTTGAACTGGAAGGAGGTGCTCAACTAATAGAGCTTAGTGAAGGAAAGTGGAAAAAAGCAGGATTAGAAGAAGGGTTCATTATTACTTCTATTGATAAAACACCTATTCAAAATGCGAAAGAGCTAGAAGAAGTGATGCAAAACAAAGCGGGAGGAATACTTATTGAGGGGCTATCTACCGAGGGTGAACGCTCTTTTCATGGGTTTGGCTGGTAA
- a CDS encoding serine hydrolase domain-containing protein, whose protein sequence is MQRILRKCAPPRLSFLPRIHSFISIGVFTLLYLGVPFSIAESGQAALGNSYKDYVHSVELLMNKHSALADFAPIDQAMDKFIQRQGIVGASLGIVKDGKLIYAKGFGFTGQETEEAVQPHHLFRIGSVSKLITAVAIMKLREDGRLQMDEPVFGENGVLNTDIYRGIKDKKHYKITVEHLLNHTGGWSKRSFGDPLFIPLRIADAMEIEGTPDLDTIIKFILSKNLPYRPGTRYDYSNFGYCLLGRVIEARSGKSYEDFVKTEILAPLGITNMHLAKNRAEDRFENEVSYYDLSSNNMRPDMYGSGELVSNAYSFNIEALGAAGGWVATSADLMKFLVAVDGFKNSPDILSNESLLSMIETKWGRPYGWRSAKVGGTWWRTGTLAGTSALIKRHQDGTSWVILANTSNHRSRYFTGRISYIMQQELSQLDEWPEHDLFSVSYYQ, encoded by the coding sequence ATGCAAAGGATACTGAGAAAATGTGCACCCCCACGGCTTTCTTTTCTTCCCCGCATCCACTCTTTTATCTCAATAGGAGTATTCACCTTACTGTACTTAGGTGTTCCGTTTTCAATTGCTGAATCAGGGCAGGCTGCTTTGGGAAATAGTTACAAAGACTATGTTCACTCAGTTGAATTGCTTATGAATAAACATTCGGCTCTGGCTGATTTTGCTCCCATTGACCAAGCGATGGATAAGTTCATTCAGCGGCAAGGTATTGTGGGTGCCTCGTTAGGTATTGTAAAAGATGGTAAACTGATATACGCCAAAGGGTTTGGCTTTACTGGCCAAGAAACCGAAGAGGCTGTTCAGCCGCATCATCTATTCCGTATCGGCAGTGTGTCTAAGCTAATTACGGCGGTAGCCATTATGAAACTGCGGGAAGACGGCCGTTTACAAATGGATGAACCTGTATTTGGCGAAAATGGTGTTCTTAATACTGATATCTACCGAGGAATTAAGGATAAGAAACATTATAAGATTACCGTAGAACATTTACTGAATCATACCGGAGGCTGGAGTAAGCGTTCGTTTGGCGATCCGCTGTTTATTCCACTCCGCATTGCTGATGCTATGGAAATTGAAGGCACTCCGGATTTGGATACAATTATTAAGTTTATTTTATCCAAGAACTTGCCTTATCGTCCGGGTACCCGCTACGATTATTCTAACTTCGGTTACTGTTTATTGGGCCGGGTGATTGAAGCGAGATCCGGTAAATCTTACGAAGATTTTGTGAAGACAGAAATTCTAGCTCCGCTGGGTATCACTAATATGCATTTGGCTAAAAACCGCGCTGAAGATCGCTTCGAAAATGAAGTGAGCTACTACGACTTATCATCTAACAATATGCGTCCTGACATGTACGGTTCGGGCGAGTTGGTATCTAATGCGTATAGCTTCAACATTGAGGCATTAGGAGCGGCGGGCGGTTGGGTAGCCACGTCGGCCGATCTGATGAAGTTTTTAGTAGCGGTAGATGGGTTTAAAAATAGTCCTGATATTTTGAGTAACGAATCGCTGCTCAGTATGATAGAAACTAAGTGGGGACGGCCTTACGGTTGGCGAAGCGCAAAGGTTGGTGGTACTTGGTGGCGTACCGGAACATTGGCCGGAACATCAGCCCTCATTAAACGGCACCAAGACGGTACCTCTTGGGTAATTTTGGCAAACACCAGTAACCACCGTAGTCGGTATTTCACGGGGCGCATTAGCTATATTATGCAGCAAGAACTAAGTCAGCTTGATGAGTGGCCGGAGCACGATTTATTCAGTGTCAGCTACTATCAGTAA